Proteins encoded together in one Scytonema millei VB511283 window:
- a CDS encoding protein kinase domain-containing protein: protein MADGNNNNANFLKIVYTKVTTNGQTELVPLKLYSEVPIEEIALPEVKTPTANTATGMLIANRYLLHRVLGQGGFGRTYLAYDQHCFNKFCVLKEFLPDSIATHCLQKSRDLFEREARILYQISHYQIPKFLACFEDNGRLFLVQEYVDGKNYSHILRDRLLKTGQAFSEAEIVQWLQHLLPVLDYIHQHGIIHRDISPDNIIFDGEKNLPVLIDFGVGKQGVEAAGNMAANNSEQAYINYKSMVGKVGYAPHEQIRMGHCSPSSDLYALGVTAIVLLTGKAPHELLDRYSLEWLWQDYKPVSHGLTQILNKMLADRPRERYQSAMEVLSVMGGARSQPTVINPPGTGFLPQSPQTPVFPSQQQASFYPQTTGIPSQPPQVTPPPIEQRSSLHPEFVKLCHQELTNFVGPIASFLIRETLTQNPSISAHMLVETLAEKIPNPQQAIAFRRRLY, encoded by the coding sequence ATGGCTGACGGTAACAATAATAACGCCAATTTTTTAAAAATCGTTTATACCAAAGTCACAACCAACGGTCAAACTGAGTTAGTGCCACTCAAGCTCTATTCAGAAGTGCCGATTGAAGAAATTGCCTTGCCTGAAGTTAAAACTCCAACCGCAAATACGGCAACGGGAATGTTAATCGCTAATCGTTATTTGCTACATCGAGTTTTAGGACAAGGAGGGTTTGGACGGACATACCTAGCCTACGACCAACATTGCTTTAATAAGTTTTGTGTTTTAAAAGAATTTTTACCAGATTCAATTGCGACACATTGTTTGCAAAAATCTCGCGATTTGTTTGAGCGAGAAGCAAGAATATTATATCAAATTTCTCATTATCAAATTCCTAAATTTTTAGCGTGTTTTGAAGATAACGGACGATTATTTTTAGTCCAAGAATATGTTGATGGGAAAAATTATTCTCATATTTTACGAGACCGTTTACTAAAAACTGGACAAGCCTTTTCTGAAGCAGAAATAGTGCAATGGCTTCAGCATTTATTACCTGTATTAGATTATATTCATCAACACGGAATTATTCACCGCGATATTTCTCCCGATAATATCATCTTTGATGGGGAGAAGAATTTACCCGTATTAATTGATTTCGGCGTAGGTAAGCAGGGAGTAGAAGCAGCTGGTAATATGGCTGCTAATAACTCCGAGCAAGCCTATATTAACTATAAATCTATGGTGGGTAAAGTTGGTTACGCACCACACGAACAGATTCGCATGGGACACTGTTCTCCTAGTAGCGACCTCTATGCTTTGGGCGTGACTGCAATTGTTTTATTAACAGGTAAAGCACCCCATGAATTACTCGATCGCTATTCTTTAGAGTGGCTCTGGCAAGATTATAAACCCGTCAGTCACGGCTTGACTCAAATTCTGAATAAAATGCTTGCCGACAGACCGCGAGAGCGCTATCAATCGGCAATGGAGGTACTTTCAGTAATGGGTGGAGCGCGATCGCAGCCTACTGTAATTAATCCACCAGGGACGGGATTTCTACCGCAATCGCCACAAACACCTGTATTTCCCAGCCAACAACAGGCTTCTTTTTATCCGCAGACTACAGGTATTCCATCACAACCACCACAAGTCACTCCTCCTCCAATCGAGCAACGTTCCTCACTGCATCCTGAATTCGTGAAACTTTGCCATCAAGAACTAACTAATTTTGTGGGACCAATTGCGAGTTTTCTAATTCGAGAAACTTTAACTCAAAATCCTAGTATATCGGCTCATATGCTAGTAGAAACTTTAGCCGAAAAAATTCCCAATCCCCAACAGGCGATCGCGTTTCGTCGTCGTTTGTACTAG
- a CDS encoding ABA4-like family protein, with translation MTIEQLFNGANIFVVPFWVLIILLPNWVVTRKIMESYLPFVALAALYGFFFVNSLTAENAQALSNPQLKLADLAQIFADPKVMATGWTHYLVMDLFVGRWIYWEGQRTGVWTIHSLALCLFAGPLGLLSHILTSTISQKFFTRTEEAKVETATPYS, from the coding sequence ATGACAATCGAACAACTATTCAATGGTGCAAATATCTTCGTTGTACCCTTTTGGGTATTAATAATTCTGCTGCCGAATTGGGTCGTAACCAGAAAAATCATGGAATCTTACTTACCATTTGTCGCCCTAGCAGCGTTATATGGCTTTTTCTTCGTTAACAGTCTCACCGCTGAAAACGCCCAAGCTTTATCCAATCCTCAATTAAAACTAGCAGATCTGGCTCAAATCTTTGCCGATCCAAAAGTCATGGCGACGGGATGGACTCATTATCTCGTCATGGATTTATTTGTCGGACGTTGGATTTACTGGGAAGGACAGCGCACCGGAGTTTGGACAATCCACTCTTTAGCCTTGTGTTTGTTTGCAGGTCCTTTAGGCTTACTCTCCCACATCCTCACTAGCACCATCAGCCAAAAGTTTTTTACTCGTACCGAAGAGGCTAAAGTAGAAACTGCTACCCCCTATAGCTAA